TGCTTGCCGGCAGATATTCTGCAATGCGCGGTACCAAGTCGCGGACAAAATCGCCAATAGGATGTGTTACTGAAGGTACAAACATAAACTACCTGTCAATTTCTGGAATCACGGGGTCAAGAGTTGCCATGATGGTCACGAGGTCCGAAATTTTGTGGCCCTGAGCCATCTTGTTAATCGCTGCAATATGCGGGAAGCTTGGGCCGCGTGTATGGATGCGGTACGGCTTTTCACCGGTTGTTGCGGCGACAACGTAAGTAGCGTAAAGGCCCTTTGCGGTTTCGATTTCGCTGTAGTAGCGGCCCACGGGGAGTCGCACCGGCTTTTCCTTGGAACGCCACGGACCTTCTGGGAACTTTTCAACGCACTGGCGCAGAATCTTCATAGATTCGTGAATCTCTGCAATGCGGATTTTGTAGCGGTCGTAGCAGTCGCCGTTTTGGAATACGGGAACTTCAAAGTCGAACTGGTCGTAAATGCTGTACGGGTTTGCACGGCGCACGTCAAAGTTCACGCCGCTCGCGCGGAGCACAGGGCCAGAGCAACCGTAGGCAATGGCATCTTCTTTGGAAAGAACGCCAATGCCGATACTGCGTTCCAATACAATGATGTTTTTCGAAAGGAACCTCTCGTAATCCTTCATCGTATCTTCCATGTGGTCGAGGAACGCTTTCACGCGCGGAATAAACGTATCGGGAACGTCATAGCGGCTTCCGCCCGGTCTAAAGAAGTTCGTCGTAAGGCGAGAACCAGTCACTTCTTCGAGGATGTCGTGAATCATTTCACGTTCCTTGAAGCCGAAGAGCAAGCATGTTTGTCCGCCAAGGTCACCGCCAAAGCAACCGTAGAACACCAAGTGCGATGCAATACGTCCAAGTTCTTGGAGCATCACGCGGATGTATTCGCCGCGGAGCGGAACGCCTACGTTCATGCCTTTTTCAAGAGCGATGACAACGCCCAAGTTGTTCTGGATAGCGGTCAAATAGTCTTGACGGTCCGACATGGCGATGTACTGCAAATAGCTCATCGATTCCGCTTGCTTTTCCATACCGCGGTGGATATAGCCAAAGTGCGGGACAAGTTCTACGATGGTTTCACCATCCATGCGGAGCGTGAGACGCAATGCACCGTGAGTACTTGGGTGCTGCGGACCCATGTTGATAAAAAATTCTTCAGTATTCGATTTGCGTTCGAGGCGAAATCCCGGAGGTAACTGATGACTCATATAGGCCTCCTGATCATTTCCGGGTGGGTAAAGTCTTTACGGAGCGGATAACCCACGAAGTCCTTGTCGAGGAATATGCGGCGAAGGTCGGGGTGATTTTCAAACTTGATGCCGAACATGTCGTAAACTTCGCGTTCCTTGACTTCGGCACCGGGGTAAAGGTGCGTGATGGATGGAACACTTGCAAGGAGCGATGTCGGGCGCTTTTCTTCTTCAATGGAGAAGTCTTTCTTGAGTTGCACACAAAGGAAAATCTTGTGGCCGATTTCAAGGCTACGGAGCATCGTGACCATGTCGAAGTGATCGTCGTAGTCAATGGCGGTCACGTCAATCAAGTAGTTCATCTTGAATTCGGGATCGTTCTTGACAAATTCAACAACGTTCAAGTAGTCTTCTTTTTCGAGCATGACTTCCAGCGGGCAGTCCGCAGGCATCTTGGCGACGACATCTTCTGGAGTGTCTTCACCGCGCGTATGCACTGTCACGTTCGGGAACTTGGCGCGGAGCTTTGCAAAAAGCTCTTGCTGCGTAAGACCCATGCGCTTGAACGGCACGCGTTCTACTTCTGGGAAATCCGGTTTCTTGACGCGAATCGGCTTGAAGGCGCTCTTGTAGTCCGGATTTTCTTCCTTGAACTTGGCGCGGGCTTCGGCCATCTGTTCGTCTTTCATTTCTTCGAGAGCGGCCCAAGTTTTTGCTGCTTCGCGGTAACGGTCCATCGTCGAAACATCTTTCGGTTCGCCGACCTGCCACGGATTACGGCATGTCTCGTGCAAAATCTTATCGCGAAGTGTCAAGAGCCCGTGGAACAGAGCTTCGGGGCGTGGCGGGCAACCAGGAACGAACACATCGACCGGAATCAAGTTCTGTGCACCACGGACAACGGAATAGTTGTCGTAGATGAACGGGCCACCGCTAATGGTGCAGGCGCCCATAGCAATCACGTATTTGGGGCCAGGAATTTGTTCCCAAAGCATCTGGATGGCAGGTGCCATGCGGCGGGTAATTGTACCGGCCAAAATAAACAAGTCTGCCTGTCTCGGGGACGAGCGGAACACTTCAGAGCCAAAACGGGCAATGTCATAACGGGCCATAGAACTCGACATCATTTCGATGGCGCAGCAGCTTGTGCCGTACGTCAGAGGCCAAATAGAATTTGCACGAGCCCAGTTGACTACGTAGTCAATTGCGTTGACTACATATTTTCCACCGGGAATCGGGTCTAAAATTTTTGGAGCGAAATTAATTATTCCCATTTGAGAATTCCTTTCTTCCAGGCGTAAGCGAGACCGGAAACGAGAATAGCAATAAAGATGACGAGGTCAATAATGACGACGGATGGCGGGAGCGCCGTGTGGCCTGCCATGATTTCCCTGAAGTTCATCATGACGGGGAAGAGGAACAGCGCTTCGATGTCAAACACGAGGAAGAGCAAGGCGAACAGGTAGTAGCCCACCTTGAACTGAATTCTTGCGTTGCCGATGGTTTCCATACCGCATTCGTACGGTGCCATCTTGTTCTTTGTATTCTTGGTGCGGTAGCCTAGCAATAGGCCTGTGACGGTTGCCGCCGCCGCGATAAACGCGCCCAGAAAAAGGAAAATGGATAGTATTATATATTCTGACATTCTTTCGTCTCTCGTCTATAGGGCAAAGCCCGTTCTTTCGTCTAATAAAAGTTCTGCAAATCCTGGACGGTTCCGAAGAGCGTGTTTGCAATTTGGAAACGGTCCAAAACGTGTTTCAACAAGTCCTTAAATTCATCAATTGTTCCGGCATTCATGGTGTTCAATTTCCCCTGAATGTCGCTCACGAAACCGTAAACCACCGGGCTCGATTTCATGCCTTGCATTTCCCCACTCCATTGCTGTAATACTTTATCTGTGTCAATCCTCGCAATCACATAGCGCGTTGTCGAAAGCAGCTCTTGCAAAAAGTGCACGAGGAAAATTTCTTCTTGCAAAATACCCCAGCGTTTGTCCTTAGAGTAAAGCGAAGAATTTTCCGCCTTGCCGTAAAAGATTGCAGCCTGCGCATATTCGAGACAAGTCATCAAGAGTCGTTCGTAACGCTTGATATCCTTGCTCAAATGCTGGTACCAGGCACTGTTGTCTTCGGGCGAGGAGTCTTTCGCATCTGCGATTTCGTTTGGGAACAGCGCACGGAAAGCATAATAAACTTCTTCGTAATAGCGGTTCCTCATACGGCAGTTGAAGGCGCGATTTTTTTGTGTGTAGTCGCAATGGTGTAGGGACGATATCATGCTTTTTCAACCCCTCTGACGCCTTCGACTTGCCTTATCTTGGTCACAATGGCATCGACCTGGTCCTTGCGGAACGCCTTGAATTCCATGCGGATACGGCCTGAGTATTGGGCACTTGCAATGCTTAGGCGGTCAAGCGCCAAGTTCTCGTCTTTCAAGACCATCAAAATGCTGAGAGGCAAGTTCTTTCGGTTGTCTGTTTCAATCGTGAGGTGCGTTGTAAATGGCTTTGTAACGTCTGCGCTCCAATCGACCGGAATGTGTTGACTTTCCGGAAAATCCTTGAGGCACGGGCAGTCGCTTTTGTGCACTTCGATACCGATTTGCGGACGCATGACGCCGACAATTCGATCGCCTGGAACAGGGCCGCAGCAACTGGAGAAATGGATGAGGAGACTGGTTTCTTGGCCAATCATCAACGGCATTTCGTCGGTAAGAGTATTTCCTTTGTCTTTGCCGAATATCGGGTAAAAGCGCAGTGCCGCCGTTTCTTTTGTAATGTCGTTGCCGCCATTCAAGAAGCGGTGGATGTCCTGAAGTGGTAGTTCGCCTTGACCGATGCGTTCGAAAAATTCGTTGATGCTTACTATGCCAAAGTGCTTGAGGATGTCCTCGTCTTTGGGGCGTTTGTCTTTTTCGATTTTGAGAAGGCGAAGTTCGCGTGTCCAGATTTCTTTACCGAGGCTGCGGGATTGGATGATGATGCTTGTCTTCATCCACTTGCGGAGTTCTTGCTTGGCCTTGATGGTCTTTACCATTTTTAGCCATTCCGGGCTCGGTTCCTGGTTCGGGCTCTTTAGAACTTGAATTGTGGCGCCATGAGGCACCGGTTCATCAAGGCTCACAACTTTATCGTTGATGCGAGCTCCGATGCAGTGCAGGCCAAGCTCCGTGTGCACGGCGAATGCAAAGTCCAAAACGATAGCGCCTTCGGGGAGTTCAATCGAAGCTCCTTTCGGGGTAAACACCGTCATGCCTTCGGGTTTCAAATCGACTTTCAAGAAGTCGAGGTATTCCTTGGAGTCCGAAATTTCGGATTGCAACTTTACCATGTGGTCGAGCCAGGCGAGCTCTTCGCCTTCGTGCTGCGTTTCCATCTTGTAGGCCCAGTGCGCGGCGAATCCCTTTTCGGCTGTTAAGTCCATGTCCTTTGTGCGGATCTGGACTTCGACCATCTTGTTTTCTGGACCGATGACTGTGGTGTGGATGCTCTGGTAAAGGTTCGGCTTCGGGGTCGCGATGTAGTCCTTGAAGCGGCTTTGGAGCGGCGTCCAAAGGTTGTGCACGTAACCGAGGGCGAGGTAGCATTCGGGAATTGTTTCGACGATAATGCGGATGGCAAAAATATCGAAGATGTCTTCGAATCCGCAACCGCGCGCAAGCATCTTGTTATAAATGCTGTAGATGTTCTTGGTGCGGCCCTGGATGGTGCAGTCAAAATCTTCGAGCGCCATCTTGATTTGTAGCGGGCCAATCACGGATTGCACGTATTTTTCGCGCTTTTCCTTGTTCTCGATAAGCGCATCGACAAGCTTTTGGTATTCGTCCGGATTGACGTACTTGAAGCTCAAGTCTTCAAGTTCTGTTTTAAGTTTATATAGACCGAACCTATGGGTAAGCGGAACGTAAATGTCTAGCGTTTCTTGTGCAATAATCTTTCGCTTTTCGGGCTTCATGTATCGCATGGTGCGCATGTTGTGGATGCGGTCTGCGATTTTAATCATGATGACGCGCGGATCTTTAGCCATGGCCGTAATGAGCTTACGGTAGGTGCTTGCCTTTTGCGCTGTCTTGCTCGCTTCTTGAACGGCGGTAATTTTCGTTACCGCATCGACCATGAAAGCCGTGTCTTCGCCAAAAAGTTCAGAAATTTCGTTGAGGGTATGTGGGGTGTCTTCCACCACGTCGTGCAATAAGCCTGCTAGTACCGTTGCCTGGTCTTGCTTTAAGTCGGCAAGAATCTTGGCCACTTCATAAGGGTGTTCTGTGTAGGGCATGCCGCTTTTGCGGTATTGACCATCATGGGCATCGGCGATAAAGGCTATAGCTTTTCTAAGAATCCCTTCGTCTAACTTCGGATTCTTTTTAAGGAGCACACTGACAATGTGCTCTTGGTTTGTTGTAAAATTAGCCTGATCCATCAATCTCAATTTATCTAATATTTTAACACTTATGCGGCTTTTTTTCGTAAATATGCCAAAAATATGATGGAAAAATAGTTCTTTAG
The genomic region above belongs to Fibrobacter succinogenes and contains:
- a CDS encoding NADH-quinone oxidoreductase subunit D: MSHQLPPGFRLERKSNTEEFFINMGPQHPSTHGALRLTLRMDGETIVELVPHFGYIHRGMEKQAESMSYLQYIAMSDRQDYLTAIQNNLGVVIALEKGMNVGVPLRGEYIRVMLQELGRIASHLVFYGCFGGDLGGQTCLLFGFKEREMIHDILEEVTGSRLTTNFFRPGGSRYDVPDTFIPRVKAFLDHMEDTMKDYERFLSKNIIVLERSIGIGVLSKEDAIAYGCSGPVLRASGVNFDVRRANPYSIYDQFDFEVPVFQNGDCYDRYKIRIAEIHESMKILRQCVEKFPEGPWRSKEKPVRLPVGRYYSEIETAKGLYATYVVAATTGEKPYRIHTRGPSFPHIAAINKMAQGHKISDLVTIMATLDPVIPEIDR
- the nuoB gene encoding NADH-quinone oxidoreductase subunit NuoB: MGIINFAPKILDPIPGGKYVVNAIDYVVNWARANSIWPLTYGTSCCAIEMMSSSMARYDIARFGSEVFRSSPRQADLFILAGTITRRMAPAIQMLWEQIPGPKYVIAMGACTISGGPFIYDNYSVVRGAQNLIPVDVFVPGCPPRPEALFHGLLTLRDKILHETCRNPWQVGEPKDVSTMDRYREAAKTWAALEEMKDEQMAEARAKFKEENPDYKSAFKPIRVKKPDFPEVERVPFKRMGLTQQELFAKLRAKFPNVTVHTRGEDTPEDVVAKMPADCPLEVMLEKEDYLNVVEFVKNDPEFKMNYLIDVTAIDYDDHFDMVTMLRSLEIGHKIFLCVQLKKDFSIEEEKRPTSLLASVPSITHLYPGAEVKEREVYDMFGIKFENHPDLRRIFLDKDFVGYPLRKDFTHPEMIRRPI
- a CDS encoding NADH-quinone oxidoreductase subunit A — encoded protein: MSEYIILSIFLFLGAFIAAAATVTGLLLGYRTKNTKNKMAPYECGMETIGNARIQFKVGYYLFALLFLVFDIEALFLFPVMMNFREIMAGHTALPPSVVIIDLVIFIAILVSGLAYAWKKGILKWE
- a CDS encoding bifunctional (p)ppGpp synthetase/guanosine-3',5'-bis(diphosphate) 3'-pyrophosphohydrolase codes for the protein MDQANFTTNQEHIVSVLLKKNPKLDEGILRKAIAFIADAHDGQYRKSGMPYTEHPYEVAKILADLKQDQATVLAGLLHDVVEDTPHTLNEISELFGEDTAFMVDAVTKITAVQEASKTAQKASTYRKLITAMAKDPRVIMIKIADRIHNMRTMRYMKPEKRKIIAQETLDIYVPLTHRFGLYKLKTELEDLSFKYVNPDEYQKLVDALIENKEKREKYVQSVIGPLQIKMALEDFDCTIQGRTKNIYSIYNKMLARGCGFEDIFDIFAIRIIVETIPECYLALGYVHNLWTPLQSRFKDYIATPKPNLYQSIHTTVIGPENKMVEVQIRTKDMDLTAEKGFAAHWAYKMETQHEGEELAWLDHMVKLQSEISDSKEYLDFLKVDLKPEGMTVFTPKGASIELPEGAIVLDFAFAVHTELGLHCIGARINDKVVSLDEPVPHGATIQVLKSPNQEPSPEWLKMVKTIKAKQELRKWMKTSIIIQSRSLGKEIWTRELRLLKIEKDKRPKDEDILKHFGIVSINEFFERIGQGELPLQDIHRFLNGGNDITKETAALRFYPIFGKDKGNTLTDEMPLMIGQETSLLIHFSSCCGPVPGDRIVGVMRPQIGIEVHKSDCPCLKDFPESQHIPVDWSADVTKPFTTHLTIETDNRKNLPLSILMVLKDENLALDRLSIASAQYSGRIRMEFKAFRKDQVDAIVTKIRQVEGVRGVEKA